In Cryptomeria japonica chromosome 10, Sugi_1.0, whole genome shotgun sequence, a genomic segment contains:
- the LOC131029665 gene encoding phosphopantetheine adenylyltransferase, which translates to MPPPNLATEELNNNNSEGMDASKIISPLNSYDAVVLGGTFDRLHDGHRRLLKAAAELTRGRVVVGVCTGPMLANKELAHLIEPVEKRIGAVERYIKSIKPELQVHVEPITDPYGPSIVDSDLDAIVVSKETFAGGLSVNKRRAERGLSQLKLEVVDLVIEGENGEKLSSTALRQVDASEQTRKGCSVASEQ; encoded by the coding sequence ATGCCTCCTCCAAATTTAGCAACTGAAGAGCTTAACAATAACAATTCTGAAGGTATGGATGCTTCAAAAATCATCTCTCCACTCAACTCATATGATGCTGTTGTTTTAGGAGGCACCTTTGATAGGTTGCATGATGGGCATCGTCGTCTTCTCAAGGCTGCAGCAGAATTGACAAGGGGAAGAGTGGTTGTTGGTGTGTGCACCGGACCAATGCTGGCAAACAAAGAGCTTGCTCACTTGATTGAACCTGTGGAAAAGAGAATTGGAGCTGTTGAAAGATACATTAAGTCTATCAAACCAGAATTACAAGTGCATGTGGAACCTATCACCGATCCCTATGGTCcatccattgtggatagtgatctAGATGCCATCGTTGTTAGCAAGGAAACTTTTGCTGGTGGGCTGTCTGTCAATAAAAGAAGGGCTGAAAGAGGTTTATCTCAATTGAAGTTGGAAGTGGTTGACCTGGTCATCGAAGGGGAAAATGGTGAAAAGCTCAGCTCTACAGCACTGCGTCAAGTTGATGCTTCTGAACAGACCAGGAAGGGATGTTCTGTTGCTTCTGAGCAATGA